DNA from Mesorhizobium loti R88b:
GGCGATTGTGCTGGCCATAACGCTTGGCGGCACTGCTCTCGGCGCACCGGTGATCGGCTGGGTGGCCGATGATGTCGGCCCACGCTGGGCACTTGGCGTGGCCGCCATTGCCGGCTTTGCCGCAGCGATCGTTGGGGTTCGCTATCTCGCGACGTATCGCCACTTGCGTTTGCGGATTGAGGCAGGCCGTCTCCGCTTCGATCTCGATGATGGCAAAGTCGAGTCAGCATAAGCCGGACAGCCTTTTCCGACGTTCGGAAAAAATATGATTAATGTAGTCAAGTTTCTTGTGGAAACCTCGGCGGCGCTGTGGCATGCCCGATGACGGCGACGCGGCCAGGATCTTTCGGTGGCTTCGTTTGAACGCTATCGAAGGATTTCAGCGATGGACCAGTTGAGCGCGCAGACCCGCATCAGCGATGAGGCAATCAGGTCGGCGATCGAGCGCCTGCGCGACGAGCACGGCGAATGCGAGGTCGAAACCGGCGCTGCCGATCGATGGGAGCTTCGTCTGTATTATGGGTCGTTGAGCGCCACGCTTGAGGGCGACGACATGCTGATCCGCGTTGCGGCAATAGATGAGACCTGCCTTTCCTACATGAAGATGACGGTTGCCGGCCATGTCGCGCAGCATCTCGGCACCAGCAGCGGATTGCGCTGGCAAGGCGATGGCGCGGATGCCGGCACACCGATCTTCTTCCGCGAGATCACGGTGATGTGGTCGAGGCGGATTTCACCGCACATGCAGCGCCTGCGCTTCGCCGGCACGGACCTCGACCGTTTCATCCATGGCGGCCTGCACATGCGGCTGCTGTTGCCGCCGCGTGGCCGGCGGCCGGTCTGGCCGTCTATGGGCGTTGACGGCCTGCTGGTCTGGCCTGCCGGCGAGGACGCGCTCACCGTGCGGGTCTACACGATCCGGGCGATAGACGCCGCAAGCGGCTGGCTCGATGTCGATTTCGTGCTGCATCCCGGCCAGGATACGCCGGCCGCAATCTTCGCGCAGAATGCTCGGGCGGGAGATGTCATCGGCATGATCGGACCCGGCGGCGGCGAGGCGCCGGAGGGGCGGATCCTGCTTCTCGTCGGCGACGATACGGCGCTGCCTGCCATCGGCAGGATCCTTGAGCACCTGCCGCAGTCAACCCGCGCCGAGGCACTCATCGAGGTCGATGGTCCGGATGACCGCATCGCGCTGCCGCAAGGCGGGAACATCGACATCACCTGGCTCTACCGGCATGGCCGCGAGGCCGGTACCGCCGGATTGCTACCAGCCGCCCTGCGAGAGCGCAGCCACGCTGCACTCGCGGATGGCCTCGTTGTCTGGGCCGGATGCGAGTTCGCCGACTTCCGCGAGATCCGCAAGATCGTCCGCAAGGAATGGGGCCTGCCACGCGACAAGCATCTGGTCACCGCCTATTGGCGCCGCGGCGCGCTAGGCGAGAACGGCGGCGGCGAGGAATAATGGCACCTAAGGCACTGACCCGTGTCAGTCCCTGATACTTCTCGCCACCAGCCGGGCGACGCTTGGGCCGACCAGCAGCACGATCAGGAAGCGCGCCGATTGCAGCGCCATGACGAAGGAGATGTCGACGTTCTGCGCCGCGGCGGCGATGATGGCGACACTGTCCATGCCGCCGGGGCTGGTTGCCAGATAGGCGGTCAGCGGGTCGATGCCGAGCAGATGGCTGATCAGGAAGGCGAGTCCGCCACAGAAGGCGATCAGCGCCACGATCGAGGCGACGATCTGCGGCAGTGCGCGCGTCGCATGGCGCAGGATCGGCCTGGTGAAATTCAGCCCGATCGACCAGCCTACCATGGCGTAGCTGACTGCCAGGAGCCAGGGCGGCAACTGCATCTCGACACCAAGGCCGAGATGGATGACAGCGCCGAAGATGAAGGTGCCGAGGAAGAAGGGCGAGGGCAGGCGGCACAGTCTGCCCGCCAGCCCGCCGACCAAGGCGATGCCGATGGTTGCGGCGAAAGCTTGCATGTCTATCGGCGGAAACCAGATGATGGGCGGGACTTCGATGCCTGATGTGTCGACCCACATCTTGGCGACGATGGCCGCCGTCATCGACACGAAGATGACACGCAGATACTGCATGAAGGCAACGAGCCGCTGGTCGGCGCCAAAGGCGCCGGCCATCAGCACCATGGCGGTGGCCGCACCCGGTGACGAGCCCCAGACGGCGGTGGTGCCGGGTAGGATGCGCCAGCGGCTGATCAGCCAGCCGAGCAGGCTGGAGGCCGCGACGGTGGCGATCACCACGCCCAGGAACAGCGGCCATTCCCGGTAGAAGACGGGAAAGATGTCAGCCGAGATCGAGGCGGCGACGAGGCAGCCGACAATGGCCTGGGCGGAGCCGAATAGAAGGCGCGGCACCCGCACCGTGGCGCCGTTGGTGCCGGCGACGATCGCTGCCAGCATCGGTCCGATCAGCAGTGCCGCCGGCAAGGCGGCAAGTTCGAGCGCGCCGGCAAACAGGACCGAAATGGTGAGCAGGACCAGCCATTGCCAAGGCTTGTGCATCCGCGCCATACGCTCGGTGGCGGGCTGATCGGGGGGCTGCTGGGCCGAGGAATCCATCTTTCGGTCTTAGACGCGAAGCGGGGCGATGCGGACCCCGCCGCGCTGAAAAAGCTGCTCGCAGATATCAGCCCGTCTTGCCGTTAGCCAAGCCGAAACCGCCGACAGGGTGGGTCTCAACCTGGAACTCGAAGCCGGCGATGAAGGGGCGGGCTTTCGCGATGGCCGCCTGGACTTCGGGAAGCTGCAGCGACGTCTTGTGGCTTTCGGCGTCGGTCCACACTTCGGTGACCCAGATCGCATCGGCATCGGCCGGATCGGTGGCGATGATATAGCTCAGGCAACCCGGCAGGGCGCCGGTGCTGTCACGCAGCACGTCCATGACCGCGTCGCGCTGGCCGCGCGCCGCCCGCATCTTGCCGATCAGTCCATACATTCCTTCGCCTCCCTTTGAAGTCTCCGACAAGAGTATATGGGTCACCAGTATGCAATTGCCCGGTCACGGCATCAACTGGCCGCCATTCACCTCGATCACCTGGCCGGTGATGTAGCCGCTCAATAGATCGGACGAGAGGAAGAGATAGGCCCCAACGCAGTCTTCGGCGGTGCCAGCGCGCCCCTGCGGAATGGTGGCGACCATGCCCATGATCTGTTCGGCGGTCGAATAGCGCTCATGGAAGGGCGTGAGAATCGTGCCGGGCGCCACAGCATTGACGCGGATGCCGAAGCCGATCAGCTCCTTGGCCATGCCACGCGTGACATTGGAGACGAAGGCCTTGGCCGAGCCATAGAGACCCGCGCCGCCGCCGGCGCCATTGCGCGCGGCGATCGACGAGGTGTTGACGATGAAGCCGCCCTGCTTCTTCAGCCACGGTATGGCCTTGCGCGAGGCGGTCAGCACCGAGCGCGCGTTGAGGTCCATCACCGCGTCGTAATGCGCCTCGGTCTGCTCGGCATAGGGCACGCGGCCGAGCATGCCGCCGGCATTGTTGACCAGCCCATCGAGGCGGCCGAATGTCGAGGCACTCTCCTCGACGACACGCTCGACATCGGCGGCAACCGAAAAATCACCTTGGACCAGAAAGACCTCGCCGCCACCGTCGGCAATCGTCTTGCCGAGCTTCTCGGCGGCGTCGCGGCTCGAATTGTAGTGCAGCGCCACCCTGGATTTCTGCGCGGCATAGGCGAGCGCGAGCGCCGCGCCGATGCCGGTCGAGGCGCCGGTGACCAGAACCGCCTTGCCGGCGAGATCAGGGATGGTGAGGGTGGCTGGCACTGTTGTTTCTCCGGAGATTTCAACGAGATCGGCTGTTCCCAGCCGCTTGGTCAAGACTGTGCACTATGGCCGGAGATAGGCATAGCCCTGGCTTTGCAGTTCGGCGAGCTTGACGACACCGCCCTTGTCGGCGGCATGGAAGCCGTCGAGCAGGTCGGTG
Protein-coding regions in this window:
- a CDS encoding siderophore-interacting protein, translating into MDQLSAQTRISDEAIRSAIERLRDEHGECEVETGAADRWELRLYYGSLSATLEGDDMLIRVAAIDETCLSYMKMTVAGHVAQHLGTSSGLRWQGDGADAGTPIFFREITVMWSRRISPHMQRLRFAGTDLDRFIHGGLHMRLLLPPRGRRPVWPSMGVDGLLVWPAGEDALTVRVYTIRAIDAASGWLDVDFVLHPGQDTPAAIFAQNARAGDVIGMIGPGGGEAPEGRILLLVGDDTALPAIGRILEHLPQSTRAEALIEVDGPDDRIALPQGGNIDITWLYRHGREAGTAGLLPAALRERSHAALADGLVVWAGCEFADFREIRKIVRKEWGLPRDKHLVTAYWRRGALGENGGGEE
- a CDS encoding putative quinol monooxygenase — its product is MYGLIGKMRAARGQRDAVMDVLRDSTGALPGCLSYIIATDPADADAIWVTEVWTDAESHKTSLQLPEVQAAIAKARPFIAGFEFQVETHPVGGFGLANGKTG
- a CDS encoding SDR family NAD(P)-dependent oxidoreductase, with product MPATLTIPDLAGKAVLVTGASTGIGAALALAYAAQKSRVALHYNSSRDAAEKLGKTIADGGGEVFLVQGDFSVAADVERVVEESASTFGRLDGLVNNAGGMLGRVPYAEQTEAHYDAVMDLNARSVLTASRKAIPWLKKQGGFIVNTSSIAARNGAGGGAGLYGSAKAFVSNVTRGMAKELIGFGIRVNAVAPGTILTPFHERYSTAEQIMGMVATIPQGRAGTAEDCVGAYLFLSSDLLSGYITGQVIEVNGGQLMP
- a CDS encoding AbrB family transcriptional regulator, yielding MDSSAQQPPDQPATERMARMHKPWQWLVLLTISVLFAGALELAALPAALLIGPMLAAIVAGTNGATVRVPRLLFGSAQAIVGCLVAASISADIFPVFYREWPLFLGVVIATVAASSLLGWLISRWRILPGTTAVWGSSPGAATAMVLMAGAFGADQRLVAFMQYLRVIFVSMTAAIVAKMWVDTSGIEVPPIIWFPPIDMQAFAATIGIALVGGLAGRLCRLPSPFFLGTFIFGAVIHLGLGVEMQLPPWLLAVSYAMVGWSIGLNFTRPILRHATRALPQIVASIVALIAFCGGLAFLISHLLGIDPLTAYLATSPGGMDSVAIIAAAAQNVDISFVMALQSARFLIVLLVGPSVARLVARSIRD